In Dryobates pubescens isolate bDryPub1 chromosome 8, bDryPub1.pri, whole genome shotgun sequence, a genomic segment contains:
- the LOC104298673 gene encoding uncharacterized protein LOC104298673 → MAPLLLLLLWLLPAAAAFYLCCVRRHTGGAGATLHRREPGRAEKRGYSPPKEPWAPRLCGSGLRLFVHVANTAFGQICLLPFLMRLNSFLLLRSLDIHEDPTFIPEVAAEGGEDKSEAKNTSNVIEQLLDARSDSTENGFSFKGIKDYLDCYRSGKLTPAQVAKNIIATLEDCDKSTPPLRAIVQWDQEQIMLMAEASTARYRNKCTLSYLDGIPVCLKEEFKVVPYHHRVGTVYLGTEPETEDATVAKKLREAGAVIIGVSNMHELGTGTTGCNPNRYHKIPRNPYKPNCFTGGSSSGSAAAVAAGLCPVAIGTDGGGSVRIPAAFCGVVGLKGTFGRISAHGCLPLSYSTVSVGPICTSVTDAAIVYSLLAEPDPLYPYGLKQPKATLSDMCAPDLKGLKLGVDWTYFKACDAEVVSICEKAVWHLQSLGACVVEVSLPEMEEVRVAHATCILSEMRDFLQPDFNKHFHEMNLETRATMALASQFTALDYIKANRQRTRSMAFLREIFAAVHCILTPAVPSTAPRIYESDLVTGSSDLSFTVRSMRFMQLGNFTGIPGLVVPVGYSAAGLPINFQVMAKWWDEAVLLRVGLKLEQFRNQTKKPSIYYDILA, encoded by the exons ATGGCGccgctcctgctgctcctgctctggctgctgccggCCGCTGCCGCCTTTTACCTGTGCTGCGTACGACGGCACACGGGCGGTGCGGGGGCCACGCTGCATCGCCGGGAGCCGGGCCGGGCTGAGAAGAGGGGCTACAGCCCACCCAAGGAACCC TGGGCGCCACGGCTGTGCGGCTCCGGGCTGCGGCTCTTCGTCCATGTGGCCAACACG GCTTTTGGCCAGATCTGCTTACTGCCATTCTTAATGAG gctgaacagcttctTGCTTTTGCGTTCACTTGACATTCATGAAGATCCCACATTTATCCCAGAGGTTGCTGCAGAGGGTGGAGAAGACAAGTCTGAGGCTAAAAACACTTCAAATGTTatagagcagctgctggatgcaAG GTCTGATTCTACTGAAAATGGGTTTAGCTTCAAAGGGATCAAAGACTACTTGGACTGCTACCG GAGTGGGAAGCTGACCCCAGCTCAGGTAGCAAAGAACATCATTGCCACACTGGAGGACTGTGACAAATCCACCCCCCCACTCAGAGCAATAGTGCAATGGGACCAGGAGCAGATAATGCTG ATGGCTGAGGCCTCCACTGCTCGTTACAGGAATAAGTGTACCCTGTCTTATCTGGATGGTATCCCAGTGTGTCTGAAAGAGGAGTTCAAAGTG GTACCTTACCATCACCGTGTGGGCACAGTCTATCTTGGGACAGAGCCTGAAACAGAAGATGCTACTGTGGCCAAGAAGCTGAGAGAGGCAGGGGCTGTCATTATTGGGGTCTCAAACATGCATGAACTAGGGACTGGAACAACTGGATGCAACCCTAACAG GTACCACAAGATCCCTAGGAATCCCTACAAGCCTAACTGCTTCACAGGTGGGAGCTCCAGtgggtcagcagcagctgtagcAGCAG GTCTCTGCCCGGTGGCTATTGGCACAGATGGAGGTGGCTCTGTGAGGATTCCTGCTGCATTCTGTGGTGTGGTGGGGCTGAAAG gtacCTTTGGGCGCATCAGTGCCCACGGTTGCTTGCCGCTGTCCTACTCCACAGTCAGTGTAG GCCCTATCTGTACTTCAGTGACTGATGCAGCCATTGTTTACAGCCTCCTTGCTGAGCCTGATCCGCTCTACCCATACG GACTGAAACAGCCCAAAGCAACCCTGTCTGATATGTGTGCTCCTGACCTGAAAGGCTTAAAACTGGGAGTGGACTGGACATATTTTAAG GCATGTGATGCTGAAGTTGTGTCCATCTGTGAAAAAG CTGTGTGGCACCTGCAGAGCTTGGGAGCCTGTGTGGTTGAAGTGTctcttccagagatggaggaagTGCGAGTAGCACATGCAACCTGCATTCTCAGTGAGATGAGGGACTTCCTGCAGCCTGACTTCAACAAACACTTCCATGAAATG aacTTGGAGACTCGGGCGACCATGGCCTTGGCTTCCCAGTTCACAGCTCTGGATTACATTAAG GCAAACCGACAGAGAACTCGGAGCATGGCGTTTCTGCGAGAGATCTTCGCCGCTGTGCACTGTATCCTTACACCAG CTGTTCCTTCCACTGCCCCAAGAATCTATGAATCTGACCTCGTGACTGGGAGCAGTGATTTGTCCTTCACAGTCCGGTCCATGAG GTTCATGCAGCTTGGTAACTTCACTGGGATTCCAGGCCTTGTGGTGCCCGTTGGAtattctgctgctgggctccctaTCAACTTCCAG gTCATGGCAAAATGGTGGGATGAAGCTGTTCTCCTGAGGGTTGGCCTGAAGCTAGAGCAGTTTCGTAATCAGACCAAAAAGCCATCCATTTATTATGACATCCTTGCATAA
- the TMEM39A gene encoding transmembrane protein 39A: MPGGRRGPSRQQLSRSALPSLQTLVGGNCGNGTGLRNRNGSAISLSAPLITALITPEPVRHCRIPDLPLDGSLLFEFLFFIYLLVALFIQYINIYKTVWWYPYNHPASCTSLNFHLIDYHLAAFITVMLARRLVWALISEASQVGATSVVHYMVRLVLLTVCGWVLCWTLVNLFRSHSVLNLLFLGYPFGVYVPLCCFHQDSRAQPLPADCDYMVQDQMVDDGASAVSSLVKPKDFLSLLWESLRDQFNNPTSIPTHSCPLSPDLIRNEVECLKADFNRRIKEVLFNSLFSAYYVAFLPLCFVKSTQYYDMRWSCEHLIMVWINAFVMLTTQLLPPKYCDLLHRSAAHLGKWQKLEHGSYSNAPQHIWSENTIWPQGVLVRRSRCLYKAVGPYNVAVPSDVSHARFYFLFHRPLRLLNLLILIEGSVVCYQLYSLLRSEKWNHTLSMALILFCNYYVLFKLLRDRIVLGRAYSYPLNNYGLKAH; the protein is encoded by the exons GAATGGTAGTGCCATCAGCCTCTCCGCGCCTCTCATCACCGCGCTGATTACCCCCGAGCCCGTGCGTCACTGCCGCATCCCTGATCTGCCCTTGGATGGCAGCCTCCTCTTCGAGTTCCTGTTTTTCATCTACCTGCTGGTAGCCCTCTTCATTCAGTACATTAACATCTACAAGACCGTCTGGTGGTACCCATACAACCACCCTGCTTCCTGCACCTCGCTG aATTTTCACCTCATTGACTACCACCTGGCGGCATTCATCACAGTGATGCTAGCACGGAGGCTGGTGTGGGCCCTCATCTCTGAG GCCTCTCAGGTGGGTGCAACCTCAGTGGTTCACTACATGGTGCGCCTTGTGCTGCTCACCGTCTGCGGATGGGTGCTCTGCTGGACTTTGGTCAACCTCTTCCGCAGCCATTCCGTTCTCAACCTTCTCTTCCTGGGCTACCC gTTTGGTGTCTAtgttcctctgtgctgcttccaccaggacagcagagcacagcccctCCCTGCAGACTGTGATTACATGGTACAGGACCAGATGGTGGACGATGGGGcttcagctgtcagcagcctggTCAAACCCAAAGATTTCCTCTCGCTTCTGTGGGAGTCCCTGAGAGATCAGTTCAATAATCCCACATCTATCCccacccacagctgccccctctccccagatCTCATCCGCAACGAGGTGGAGTGCCTAAAAGCAGACTTCAACCGCAGGATCAAGGAAGTTCTCTTCAACTCTCTCTTCAGTGCCTACTACGTGGCCTTCTTGCCACTGTGCTTTGTGAAG agcacccAGTACTACGACATGCGCTGGTCCTGCGAGCACCTCATCATGGTGTGGATTAACGCCTTTGTCATGCtcaccacccagctgctgcctcccaagTACTGTGACCTGCTCCACAGATCAGCTGCCCACCTCGGCAAGTGGCAGAAACTGGAACATGGTTCCTACAGCAATGCTCCACAGCATAT CTGGTCAGAAAACACGATATGGCCACAGGGAGTTCTGGTGCGCCGTAGCCGCTGCCTGTACAAAGCAGTTGGGCCTTACAATGTAGCAGTGCCTTCAGATGTGTCCCACGCCCGCTTTTAT TTCCTCTTCCACCGTCCGTTACGGCTGCTCAACCTGCTGATTCTCATTGAAGGCAGCGTGGTCTGCTACCAGCTCTACTCCCTGCTGCGCTCAGAGAAGTGGAACCACACCCTCTCCATGGCCCTCATCCTCTTCTGCAATTACTACGTCTTATTTAAGCTCCTCCGGGACCGGATCGTATTAGGCAGGGCATACTCTTACCCGCTCAACAACTACGGACTCAAGGCGCACTAG